The stretch of DNA caaactatgGATTTAACCCCTTTTAGTCTATACATAGGTGTCTATACTTCTATATCATTTTTCAGAAACATTACCTGTTCAAGAGAGAATAATAGCCAAAAAATCTCTGTTGTTACACTCATATAGCGCCTTTCCAAAcaaccaatcaatcaatcaatcaaattttatttatatagcgcttttcacaacaaaaagtcgtcacaaagcagctttacagagatccgggtccaagcctcctatgagcaagccaggggcaacagtggcaaggaaaaactccctcagcacacgaggaagaaaccttggaaggaaccaagactcatacggggaacccatcctcctcgggtcgacaccggagacacaatagagaacagaagtaaaagtgaaggggttatagtaatataaatgtagtatattagtgatgatggagaagcagaaatgaaaatggtgaggatgatgatattagtgatgtatgagtcttagcaaggccaggatcttgtacaggacacgggctggatcagggcaaaacctggagagcagcaggacatctcaaagcatgagagagagacaggagaaagaaagccagacaaagggaacaaataaaaatacaaaaggttagtagggtcatggtaaagaacggggaaatttgtcctgcgaaaaaagcttccactggtcaggcaagagaacccagcgacagacagcgttgttggcagttactacaaagctaactaagaatgctgtagctatggtgatatgacaggattaatacagaacagtgataatatgaaaaccagcccgaacaccaatatagaaggagtaacctgaaggtgagtgattaaccaaaagcttgtttgaaaaggtaggtttttaatctagatttaaagattgagagtgtgtctgagccccgaacagtaaccggaaggctattccagagttgaggagctttgtgagaaaaggctcttcctcctgctgtgtttttcttaatgcgaggaacaaagagtagatgggcatcctgtgaacgaagtgtacgtgacgggcgataaggtatgagaagttcagtaagatactgcgggcctaaactgtttagagatttataagctaagaggagtattttatagtcaatgcgaaattttacaggtagccagtgtagggacgagagaactggggtgatatgttcaaattttctagctctagtgagcaccctggctgctgcattttgaactaactgaagcttgtgtaacgctttgcacgagctccctgccaggagcgcattgcagtagtctagacgtgaagttataaaagcatgcactagtttctctgcatcttttaatgataaaatatgccgaattttggcaatattgcgtaggtggaagaaggcggttttgactgtattggatatgtgggtatcaaatgtgagagtcgaatcaaaggctacacctaagtttttaatgatggcattgtgttttactgttgaattatcaagattaatagcagcatttctgagtgaatgtatctgagtatctgtacctagtaacaagacctcagttttatcagaatttaacatgagaaagttttgcatcatccagtctttaatttcagttagacattctgttattttacgtagacaagcaacatcattgggtttggctgatatatacagttgtgtgtcatcagcataacagtggaattgaatcccatgcttacggattagtctacccagtggcagcatgtagagtgtgaacaatacagggccaagcactgatccttgtgggacaccatatttaactaaagtatgattagaggatttattattcagataaacaaattggtaacgatcggataaataagatctgaaccaagagagggcagatccttttattcctaccagattttccagcctatcaagaagcatcacatgatctatggtatcaaatgctgcactaaggtcaagcagcaccagaatagagatatagcccttatcatgtgaaaggagtaagtcattagttactcttgttagagccgtttctgtgctgtgatttggtctaaatccagattgaaaaatgtcatgaatgtcattgttttgtaggtaagagcacaactgctgtgacacgactttttctagaatcttagcaataaaagggaggtttgatattggcctgtagtttgcgagtacaagagggtcaagattgggttttttaataattggtttgattaccgctagtttcagaggttttggtacatatccaatgttgagggatgagtttattattgtgagcaatggtctaatgactttaggtaaaatttgtttaaataattgtgttggtacaggatccagtaagcatgtagttgatttagatgagctaattaaactaagcaagtcattttcatcgacagaattcaagtagtctaagtgcacctcagagctggcaggGGGTTCCAAGGATGCTTTagaatccacactgctcagaacgccattccattcaacgctcagtccacacacacactggggaaagcggcagccaaacacacacagcatactctcaaccagaaatgaccatccacctggaggactgcataggggcactagggtttcacccaggatagagcgccaatccatacacacacattaactcacaccaggacagttattattGAAGCCAGTTCACCCAACCTCCATGTTTTTATCTCTGTTCACTTTGTTATCTCATGCCTGCAAGACTATGTTGGTGGACCTGGCAACCCCGTAGGTTTGGATtgtaatgtgattggacaaAGGGCGGGCTCTCAGGTTGAAATTATATTACCGCTCTGCTCCAGACTATGCACTTCTCAAACAGAATATACAGCTCCAGCACTGCTCTTAGGGATGCAAGTTCTTCAGCCTAGCCTTTCCAGCCTTTCCTTAACCTATGACCACACACCCTGCACATTTTATGACCGAGTACATTAATTAAATGCATTACAGATTGCGTCTTTAAACTGGGAGGTAGCTTAAATAAGCTAAAAAAATATCTCAAAGCTAATgtcctctgttttgttttttttacctgcTGTCTTTGTAAGCCCACGTCATGCTCCACCCGTTACGAGTGTGATAAGCCCCTCCGTTCCACAGTGGTCGTCCGGAGGGGGCAAGCGCGCGGACGGCAGTGACGTCAGCGACTCGGTCTTCATTCTTCAGCTTGCCGGAGAGCGAGCGAGGCGCGCGGAAGAGCTGAAGCGCGGGAGCGCGCACCAGAAAAGTCCCTGAAACGGAGAGGACCGCGCGACCAGGGCGACGAGGCTGACTTCCAGAACTGAGAGGTACAACTTTACACGGTTCACACCGCTTCATTTCAGAGACCTCGCCTAATGTATTCTAAATGCAGTATTATCATTTATATGCAGTATATTAATAACACTTTCAGACTGTATTATGAAGTGACAGCgcaacaagcacacacacacacacacacatatttgcaTGTGCgtatgtggctgtgtgtgttatAAGAAAAGAATCTATAATGGTTTATGACACTGTATTATGTGTAATCTTCTTTAATAGTCATTACTTGTATGGCACTGTATTTATTCAGAATACTGTTTTATAcgtataatgtattttttattattaatttgattgtatacatttttctgtcttttttttttttactataaaGCTATTATGGATGTCCATCTAATCATTGTTTGGTCCtgtgtttgcttgttttgcTTCTTGGCGATTGAGGCATTGGGTTTGGTGGCATTTGAGCGTTCCCTATGGGGATTATAAtaaagtttctctctctctctctctctctctctctctctctctctctctctctctctctctctctcatatatatatatatatatatatatgaaattgtTAGATGGCTTGTGAAAATGTCATTGTACAAACTTTTGATTTGAAATGATGAAAAACAGATGCAAAATAATGGTATTTAACTCTATTCTATTCCAGTGGTTTACTGGGCTGTTTCTGAACGTCTCATGATGCCCACATCTACCCACATCTCCACCTCAGATCAGAGGGAACAGCTCCCTGACAGCAAATACTCTTTATGAATTAAAGAAGTAAACATCTGGATCCCCTTTTGCTGTTATCATTGTAGTTGTTACACAGTATGGAGAATATCTCAAACCCTGTTAGTGTAAATCAGCAATGCAACTTCAGCATGGACTTCTACTACTACAACTCAGGAAATCGGAGCGATTTAAACTGTACGCCCCCCTCGGACTACTTTTTTTATGCAGATCTCTATGTGGTCCTGCCCGTCATCTACTCGGTCATCTGCGCTGTGGGTCTGACAGGCAACACAGCAGTCATTTACGTCATTCTGAAGGCCCCCAAAATGAAAACAGTTACCAATATGTTCATCCTTAACTTGGCCATTGCTGATGACCTGTTCACATTGGTCTTGCCCATTAACATCGCTGAACACCTTCTGCATTACTGGCCCTTTGGTGACGTTCTCTGTAAGATCATCCTGAGCATTGACCACTACAACATTTTCTCCAGTATCTACTTCTtgactgtgatgagtgtggaCCGTTACTTGGTCGTGTTATCCACCGTGCGCTCCAAGCGTATGCCTTACCGCACCTACAGAGCAGCAAAAATGGTCAGCTTCTGCGTCTGGGTGCTGGTCATCCTCATCGTGGTGCCCTTCACCGTCTTTGCAGGTGTCTACATCAACCCAGATGATTCCGAGCGGAAAAGCTGTGTCCTGAGTTTTCCAAGCCCAGAAGGTACTTGGTTCAAGGCCAGCCGGATTTACACCCTCATTCTGGGCTTCGCAATCCCAGTGTCCACCATCTGCATCCTCTATACCATGATGCTGTACAAACTGCGCAATATGAGGCTCAACACCAACGCCAAGGCCTTGGACAAGGCCAAAAAAAAGGTGACCATCATGGTGTT from Hoplias malabaricus isolate fHopMal1 chromosome 5, fHopMal1.hap1, whole genome shotgun sequence encodes:
- the npbwr2b gene encoding neuropeptides B/W receptor type 2b codes for the protein MENISNPVSVNQQCNFSMDFYYYNSGNRSDLNCTPPSDYFFYADLYVVLPVIYSVICAVGLTGNTAVIYVILKAPKMKTVTNMFILNLAIADDLFTLVLPINIAEHLLHYWPFGDVLCKIILSIDHYNIFSSIYFLTVMSVDRYLVVLSTVRSKRMPYRTYRAAKMVSFCVWVLVILIVVPFTVFAGVYINPDDSERKSCVLSFPSPEGTWFKASRIYTLILGFAIPVSTICILYTMMLYKLRNMRLNTNAKALDKAKKKVTIMVFIVLAVCLFCWTPFHLSTIVALTTDLRSTPLVIGISYFITSLSYANSCLNPFLYAFLDDSFRKAFKKMLECRTA